The sequence AGCTGCTCACTCACCTGGGATGTTTGTGGTGCAACCGTTCTAAAGGTTTTTGGCTCAACGATAGGAATAAACTGCATTTGCGGTGACTTCACCACATCGCGTAGGAAGCGATACACTTCTAGCGCATTCTGACTGGTTAGGTTGTTCACGCAGGTTAGAGTTGCGAATTTGACTTGATGTTTATGTAGCAGATCGACGGCTGCCATCACTTGCTTAAATGTGCCACGTCCTGCTCTGTTGACACGATACGCGTTGTGCAGCATTTCAGGGCCATCAATACTTAAACCGATCAGAAAATTGTTCTTTGCTAAGAAACGACCCCAGTCGTCATTCAATAATGTGCCATTGGTTTGTAGATCGTTTGAGATCAACACACCTTCAGGTTGGTACTTTTTCTGTAGCTCAACCACTCTTTCAAAGTACGCTAACCCCAGCATAGTCGGCTCGCCACCCTGCCATGAGAAGATAATTTCAGGCGTGTTTTGACCTTCGATGTATTGTCGGATGTAGGTTTCTAACGTTTCATCATCCATTCTTGGAGAACTGCCTTTCTTGTACTCCAACAAATCCTGCTTACTTAGGTAGTAACAATATTTACAGTCAATGTTGCACGCTGCGCCAATCGGCTTAGCCATGACATGCAAGCGCTTAGACGCTTTACCGTTGTATTGTGGACCTTGAGTAATATGCATGATTTACCTACCTATTTTAGTATTCTGGGCCCATCATAATTCCTATTCGATCAAGTGACATGTTATACCCTTTATAACCAATAGGAATGACCTTAAACGTTAGAATTAAACCCTATTTCGAACATCTGAGGCACGTGATGAAATTTTTAAATTACAAACAATTAGCTGCGATCAGCAGCGTCACTATGACTATTTTCCTAAGCGGCTGTGCGAGCGTGCCTACACACCCTATCGCCCAACAAATCGACCAAGAAATGGTGCTAGTTGAAGGTGGTACATTCACCATGGGTTCGAACGATCCACAAGCGACCAAAGCAGAACGACCAGCACGAGATATAACTGTAGATAGTTTCTACATTGCGAAGTTTGAGGTGACTCAAGAATTGTTCGAATCGGTGATGGGTTCATCTCTCAGTTATTTCCAAAACCCACAAGTTCCGGTCAACAACTTAAGTTGGCAACAGGCGAACTACTTCGTTGAGCAATTAAACGAACTTACTGGTGCAGAATACCGCCTGCCGACGGAAGCAGAATGGGAGTTTGCAGCGAAAGGTGGCAACAAAAGCGAAGGCTATACTTACAGTGGTTCCAATAACTTAGATGATGTTGCGTGGTACTCAGCAAATTCTAAAAATAGCGCACATCCAGTCGGGCTAAAGAAACCAAATGAACTAGGCTTATATGACATGACAGGAAACGTGGGCGAGTTTGTTATCGATGCCTTCGACGACACCTTCTACAGATTCGGTCCAACAGACAACCCTAACAACGCAAAACACAGCGACGTTGGTTTATCACATAAATCGGTTCGTGGTGGCAGCTTTGCTTATGACGAAGATGAATCAGAAAGTTACCGCCGTGACTTTGCCAGTCAATCAATCACCATGTCGGACATGGGCTTACGCCTAGTGAAGGACGCAAACTAGCAGAACACCCCCATGGTTGCTAAACAAAGGACAGCCTCTGTTCAGCAACCAATCCATGTCATTTTGAATAACGAAATCACATCGAATAAGGACACTCTATGCAATACACCAAACTTTCAGGACTTACACTCGCGTTACTCTGTGCCTTCCCAGCATCCGCTGCGGATAAACCCGATCTAGTCCTTCAAATCACGGTAGATGGCCTGCGTGCAGACCTAATCGAACGCTACAAACACAACTTCGGCGAGGGTGGATTTCGTTACCTAATGGATGATGGTACTTACTACACCAACGCGAACTACCAACATGGCAACACGGAAACGATCGTGGGCCATGTGTCGCTTGCAACAGGTGCGCCACCGAGCGTACACGGCATGGTAGGTAACGTTTGGTATGACCGTAGCGAAGAACGTTTGGTGTATAACGTAGAAGACGGCAACTACAAAATGCTAACCTCTGGTGCGGGTGTCGACAAGGCAACTGAGATCGACCCAACGCAGAAGACAGCACAGGGCGATGGGCGATCTCCAGAGCCTATACTTGCCACCACGTTTGGTGACGAGCTGACAATTTCCAATAGTGGCAAATCAAAAGTATTCGGTGTATCCGTGAAAGACCGCGGCGCAATCTCATTGGCGGGACACAGTGGTAAAGCCTTCTGGTTCTCCAAAGCGCAATCTGAGTTTGTCACCAGCAACTATTACTACGACGAGTATCCAGATTGGGTATCACGTTGGAACGAGAAAGCGATTGCTGCTCAGTATTCCAAACAGAAGTGGGAGCTCTCGTTGCCACGTGAGAAGTACACGTTGCAAGAACACGATACCAAGCACAAAGTGAAACTCGGTGATTTCCAACGCACCTTCCCCCATCCATACGGCCCTGCGAGTTACAAGTACTACAGCACCACCCTAACCGTCAGCCCGGCTGGTGATGAAATCACGGAAAACTTTGCAAGTACACTGTTGATGCAAGAGAAGCTAGGCCAAGGTGACGTGACCGATTACCTGTCGGTGAGTTTCTCATCAAACGACTACGTGGTGCACTTATACGGCCCTGAAAGCCTAGAAACAGAAGACAACCTCATTCGACTTGATAAGACGATCGCTAAGCTTCTTAAAACCGTTGATAACCAAGTTGGGCTAAAAAATACATTAATTGTATTGTCTGCCGATCATGGTGTGCCTGAATCTTCACCTGCGGCAAATGCGCTTGGCTTCAATCAAGCTCAATACTTCAACAAAGACACACTGCTCTCGAGTGGCGTAGAAAAAAGATTGAAGGATCAATTTGGTTTATCCAAAGACGCCATTCGCTTGTACGCTCAACCTTACATTTATCTGAATCACGATTTAATCGCAGAGATGAAACTCGATCTGGCTAAAGTACAGGAAGCGATCGCCGATGAAATAGCGAAGGTCAAGGGTGTAGCGTTTGCAGTATCAAGCAGCGATATTGCAGCGAACCGAGTGCCTGATACTCATGTGATGCAGCTAATAAAAAACAACTACCACCCTGCTCGCTCTGGTGACGTGTATGTGGTATTTGCACCGCGTAGCTACATTAACGACATGGAAGGCCTGCAAATCGCCTCTACACATGGTTCGCCATGGAAGTACGATACGCATGTCCCTGTAATCTTCGCAGGCTACGATGTTGAAGCTCAGAAGGTATCACGAGCAGTGACGCCATATGACATTGCGCCAACGCTATCGAACAAACTGGGGATCACACAACCAAGTGGGTCAATTGGAGAGGTACTACAAGAGATCACTGAGTAGACTCAATCTCTAAGGTTTCGTGATCTAGATTTTGTCACCTAGATTTCGAACCCATCACCCACTCAAGAAAAGAGCCGTTTATCATATTCAGACTGATTCAGTCGAAACCGATAAGCGGCTCTTTTTGATTGCCTGTATTTAGGTCGTAATCCAATCAACGTTTGTTCGTGCTTGGAATAACGGCTATTCGCACAAACATGTTCCATTATTCCTCTCTTTAGAGGCTAACTTGATATGTCTTTTGCTGCCGCTTTGATTTTAGCTCGTAACCACTTATGACTTGGTTCATTAGTGCGGCTTGGGTGCCAAATCATACACATATCGAGGTCTTCCAATTCGAATGGTAGTGGTAGTGTCTTAACCGAGTACTTTTCAGAAAAACAACGCACCGATGACATAGGTAGCACTCCGATGTAATCAGAGCCCTCAATAACTGGCAGCATCTCAACCACGCCAGCAGCTCGATACACTATCCTACGCTTTTCCAAATCGCTAAAGTGTTCAGAGTTCAATAGGCTTTTTCGAGCGTGCCATTTAGAAATAACGACATGATCAAGCGCTAGAAACTGCTCCATATCAATAATATCGCCAATCTCGGGGTGACCCGATCGGCATACGACAACAAGTTCCTCAGTAGAGATCACTTCATGCTTAAGCATGGTTCTGCCTCTTGGCGTCATGTCTATGATCACATCATGTCGTTGTAACCTAAGATCGGATTCGTAATCCTCCGTAAACAAAGGATGAACTTCCAATGCAATAGCAGGTGCAACTTGGCTGATCAACTGCATAACTCTTGGCATCAATTCGTAGCTTGCGGCTGATACACAGGCAATAGAAAACACGCGACCTGATGTTTTAGGATCAAAGTCTCTCGAGGCCGATAGCGTAGAAGTGAAGTTTTTTAACGCGGCGGCCATTGCTGGGTAAATATCGATCGCAAATGTCGTCGGCTCAACGCCTGAGGTGGTTCTGTGAAACAGTGGCTCATCATAAATATCACGAAGCCTAGCAAGTGCTTTACTCACTGCGGGTTGGCTGATGTTCATACGATTTGCAGCCCTAGACAAGTTCTGCTCTTCATAGATCGCGACAAATATAGGAATTAAATTGAGTTCAGTACTTTTCATACAGTTCCATATTAAAGAAGCAGGTTCTCCATAGTAGAGAACCTGCCGATTATGTTCGATGCGAATGACTAAAGTTTGCTACTTAGTTCTATCTTTTAAGTCTGGCAAGGCTTTAGGGATTTTCAAGCGGTTGAAAAATGAACGAGAATTGCTTGAGTTTGATGTGTCACCGGGTAAATTACGTATGCCTTTCCACAAACGAGTAAACACG comes from Vibrio syngnathi and encodes:
- a CDS encoding alkaline phosphatase family protein, encoding MQYTKLSGLTLALLCAFPASAADKPDLVLQITVDGLRADLIERYKHNFGEGGFRYLMDDGTYYTNANYQHGNTETIVGHVSLATGAPPSVHGMVGNVWYDRSEERLVYNVEDGNYKMLTSGAGVDKATEIDPTQKTAQGDGRSPEPILATTFGDELTISNSGKSKVFGVSVKDRGAISLAGHSGKAFWFSKAQSEFVTSNYYYDEYPDWVSRWNEKAIAAQYSKQKWELSLPREKYTLQEHDTKHKVKLGDFQRTFPHPYGPASYKYYSTTLTVSPAGDEITENFASTLLMQEKLGQGDVTDYLSVSFSSNDYVVHLYGPESLETEDNLIRLDKTIAKLLKTVDNQVGLKNTLIVLSADHGVPESSPAANALGFNQAQYFNKDTLLSSGVEKRLKDQFGLSKDAIRLYAQPYIYLNHDLIAEMKLDLAKVQEAIADEIAKVKGVAFAVSSSDIAANRVPDTHVMQLIKNNYHPARSGDVYVVFAPRSYINDMEGLQIASTHGSPWKYDTHVPVIFAGYDVEAQKVSRAVTPYDIAPTLSNKLGITQPSGSIGEVLQEITE
- a CDS encoding formylglycine-generating enzyme family protein codes for the protein MKFLNYKQLAAISSVTMTIFLSGCASVPTHPIAQQIDQEMVLVEGGTFTMGSNDPQATKAERPARDITVDSFYIAKFEVTQELFESVMGSSLSYFQNPQVPVNNLSWQQANYFVEQLNELTGAEYRLPTEAEWEFAAKGGNKSEGYTYSGSNNLDDVAWYSANSKNSAHPVGLKKPNELGLYDMTGNVGEFVIDAFDDTFYRFGPTDNPNNAKHSDVGLSHKSVRGGSFAYDEDESESYRRDFASQSITMSDMGLRLVKDAN
- a CDS encoding anaerobic sulfatase maturase, whose amino-acid sequence is MHITQGPQYNGKASKRLHVMAKPIGAACNIDCKYCYYLSKQDLLEYKKGSSPRMDDETLETYIRQYIEGQNTPEIIFSWQGGEPTMLGLAYFERVVELQKKYQPEGVLISNDLQTNGTLLNDDWGRFLAKNNFLIGLSIDGPEMLHNAYRVNRAGRGTFKQVMAAVDLLHKHQVKFATLTCVNNLTSQNALEVYRFLRDVVKSPQMQFIPIVEPKTFRTVAPQTSQVSEQLKQGDKRLIPGHKDSIMESWCVSDLAWGNFLISVFDEWAKNDIGKVFVQYFEASLETWIGRPNPLCTLNEICGKGLAMEPNGDVFSCDHYVYPEYKIGNIHHEKLDDLAYSASQQKFGFAKSRTMTSQCQLCDYKFACHGECPKNRFIKTRTGEPGLNYLCAGWHKFFSHVDKSMAYIARAMGHPVAHGKFSDSVLMAHRAKQAQQATFETKF
- a CDS encoding LysR family transcriptional regulator, which translates into the protein MKSTELNLIPIFVAIYEEQNLSRAANRMNISQPAVSKALARLRDIYDEPLFHRTTSGVEPTTFAIDIYPAMAAALKNFTSTLSASRDFDPKTSGRVFSIACVSAASYELMPRVMQLISQVAPAIALEVHPLFTEDYESDLRLQRHDVIIDMTPRGRTMLKHEVISTEELVVVCRSGHPEIGDIIDMEQFLALDHVVISKWHARKSLLNSEHFSDLEKRRIVYRAAGVVEMLPVIEGSDYIGVLPMSSVRCFSEKYSVKTLPLPFELEDLDMCMIWHPSRTNEPSHKWLRAKIKAAAKDISS